One genomic window of Paenisporosarcina antarctica includes the following:
- a CDS encoding lytic transglycosylase domain-containing protein, whose protein sequence is MKIRKKKKQLSVVAKGLLIILMVPISMTIFVLTSVYWGDIQRLPIVHTLTESLKDAPKKMLDMDIPEKYIPIYKEAAKKYEIPWTLLAAHHRIETKFSTMNPLLSPVGAEGHMQFMPCTFVGWQHPSCSGKGKGAIPDEDKTNPDVIAKYGGYGIDANQDGKADPYQLEDAMFSAANYLASSGAAEGNLEKAIFMYNHSDEYVKEVLYYYQKYEEQHEKEGQAASSSP, encoded by the coding sequence ATGAAAATAAGAAAAAAAAAGAAACAATTATCCGTAGTAGCAAAAGGCTTATTGATCATTCTTATGGTTCCAATCTCTATGACAATTTTTGTTTTAACAAGTGTATACTGGGGCGATATTCAGAGACTTCCTATAGTTCACACATTAACAGAATCTTTAAAAGATGCACCTAAAAAGATGCTGGATATGGACATTCCAGAAAAATATATACCTATCTATAAAGAAGCAGCAAAAAAATATGAAATTCCATGGACATTACTAGCTGCACATCACCGTATTGAAACCAAATTCTCTACCATGAATCCATTGCTATCGCCAGTAGGAGCAGAAGGACATATGCAGTTCATGCCTTGCACATTCGTTGGTTGGCAACATCCAAGTTGTTCAGGTAAAGGGAAAGGTGCAATTCCAGATGAAGACAAAACTAATCCAGATGTTATTGCAAAATATGGAGGGTATGGTATAGATGCTAATCAAGACGGAAAAGCAGATCCATATCAATTAGAAGATGCCATGTTTAGTGCGGCAAATTATTTAGCGAGTAGTGGAGCTGCTGAGGGTAATCTAGAAAAAGCCATATTTATGTACAATCACAGCGATGAGTATGTGAAAGAAGTTCTATATTATTATCAAAAATACGAAGAACAGCACGAAAAAGAAGGACAAGCTGCTTCTTCATCACCATAA
- a CDS encoding GlsB/YeaQ/YmgE family stress response membrane protein yields the protein MGFILYLIIGGIIGWLAGLILGKDVPGGIIGNIIAGIIGAWIGGMLFSFGPVIADIQIIPALIGAIILIFIVSLIMKALR from the coding sequence ATGGGATTCATTTTATATTTAATTATCGGAGGAATTATTGGTTGGTTAGCAGGTCTTATTTTAGGTAAAGACGTACCGGGCGGAATTATTGGTAACATTATTGCAGGTATTATTGGTGCTTGGATTGGCGGTATGTTGTTTAGCTTTGGACCAGTTATTGCAGACATTCAAATCATTCCAGCTTTAATTGGTGCAATTATTTTAATCTTCATCGTTAGCTTGATTATGAAAGCTTTACGTTAA
- a CDS encoding DNA alkylation repair protein has product MKKQWSRHTYTQMFENIRNEQLAEPMKAYMKHHFPFLGIKSPERKEILKTFFSEHEIPEKPELLEEVWEIYQLREREYQYAAIALLNKKIKLLNIDDLVFIEKLIVEKSWWDSVDSIAPTIVGHIVKKDRQSGEQVMLKWSESDNMWLNRAAILHQLKYKDATNEKMLIEIILKHTHSNEFFIQKAIGWVLREYAKTNAAFVQQFVTSYELKPLSKREAIKHFK; this is encoded by the coding sequence GTGAAAAAACAATGGAGTCGTCATACATATACTCAAATGTTTGAAAATATTCGAAATGAACAACTAGCTGAACCCATGAAAGCCTATATGAAGCATCATTTTCCGTTTTTGGGGATTAAAAGCCCAGAACGAAAGGAAATACTAAAGACATTCTTTTCTGAACATGAAATACCTGAGAAACCTGAATTACTTGAAGAGGTGTGGGAGATTTATCAATTGCGAGAGCGCGAGTACCAATACGCGGCAATTGCTTTACTCAATAAAAAAATTAAATTACTAAACATTGATGATTTAGTGTTTATTGAGAAGTTGATAGTCGAAAAATCGTGGTGGGATAGCGTTGATTCCATTGCACCTACGATTGTTGGTCATATCGTCAAAAAAGACCGTCAGAGCGGAGAACAAGTTATGCTAAAGTGGTCAGAATCTGACAATATGTGGTTAAATCGTGCAGCAATTTTGCATCAGTTAAAATATAAAGATGCCACAAATGAAAAAATGCTAATCGAAATTATTTTAAAACATACGCATTCAAATGAATTCTTCATCCAAAAGGCAATTGGTTGGGTGTTAAGAGAATATGCAAAAACGAATGCAGCATTTGTACAACAGTTTGTAACATCATATGAGTTAAAACCATTAAGCAAACGTGAGGCTATAAAACACTTTAAATAA
- the yhfH gene encoding protein YhfH, producing MKTLEFYRNLPEKECRECGSEIKEQHESYLYECEHCMGKHEA from the coding sequence ATGAAAACTTTGGAATTTTACCGTAACTTACCGGAAAAAGAATGTCGTGAATGCGGAAGTGAAATTAAAGAGCAACATGAATCTTATTTATATGAATGTGAGCATTGTATGGGTAAACATGAAGCATAG
- a CDS encoding GNAT family N-acetyltransferase → MNTLTIKELQSRQEIIEAFPVMKQLRTHLDENTYLELVIDAQENDRYKMFALLDNDKIVAVTGFKPMITLYYGRSVWVCDLVTDTTIRSKGYGEKLLTYVHEWAKENKYESVALSSGLQRTDAHSFYEDKMNYEKVSYVFKTSLI, encoded by the coding sequence ATGAATACGTTAACGATTAAAGAACTTCAATCACGACAAGAAATTATTGAAGCATTTCCAGTTATGAAGCAGTTACGCACTCATCTTGATGAAAATACTTATCTTGAATTAGTGATTGATGCACAAGAGAATGACAGATACAAAATGTTTGCTTTACTAGATAATGATAAAATTGTAGCAGTTACAGGTTTTAAGCCGATGATAACACTTTACTATGGTAGATCTGTTTGGGTTTGTGACTTGGTTACAGATACTACTATACGTTCAAAAGGATACGGAGAAAAACTACTTACATATGTTCATGAATGGGCAAAAGAAAATAAATATGAAAGTGTTGCATTATCTTCAGGATTACAGCGTACAGATGCTCACAGTTTCTATGAAGATAAGATGAATTATGAAAAAGTAAGCTATGTTTTTAAAACATCTTTAATTTAA
- a CDS encoding HIT family protein encodes MLPKKHFGDLDELDLETAIAIMEASQLLSIAFNKIYKPEGITICQDGGILFNDLSNYHLHEVPRYENQSFASFYTEEPWSNEDIKNKMPSTRDELVKIIGELLVQ; translated from the coding sequence ATATTACCTAAGAAACATTTTGGCGATTTAGATGAACTTGATTTAGAAACAGCGATTGCCATAATGGAAGCATCTCAACTACTTTCAATAGCTTTTAATAAAATATATAAACCCGAAGGTATAACCATATGTCAAGATGGTGGTATATTATTTAATGATTTGTCTAATTACCATTTGCACGAGGTACCAAGGTATGAAAATCAATCTTTTGCTAGTTTTTACACAGAAGAACCTTGGAGTAATGAAGATATTAAAAACAAAATGCCAAGTACACGGGATGAATTAGTGAAAATTATCGGTGAGTTATTAGTACAATAG
- the yfkAB gene encoding radical SAM/CxCxxxxC motif protein YfkAB, with protein MKNTTMQRLTSSYDPWEAYLDMEIHGKLTLSNIEFTTTTLCNMRCAHCAVGYTLQTKDPEALPFDLLRQRLDEIPHLQTLSITGGEPMLSKKSMTNYVLPLLKYAHERGVRTQINSNLTLDPKRYMMIAPYLDVLHISHNWGTVDEFVETGFAVMERKPSYEQRATLFKRMIENSRMLSEAGVMVSAETMLNKKTLPYLEHIHRQVVEEMKCARHEIHPMYPSDFASSLSSLTLEETRQAIHHLLDIRDKNTWMLFGTLPFYPCSDSIEDRKLQQRLKEELNVTVRNDPDGRSRLNINIFSGEVIVTDFGDAPVLGNLKSDSLPNIFDLWLDSTLAKELNCHCPAVKCLGPNVLVKNMYYKDHTFVSGSVK; from the coding sequence ATGAAGAACACAACAATGCAGAGACTTACCTCATCCTACGATCCTTGGGAAGCCTATCTAGATATGGAAATCCACGGGAAGCTAACTCTTTCGAACATTGAGTTCACTACAACGACACTTTGTAATATGCGTTGTGCTCATTGTGCAGTTGGCTATACATTACAAACGAAAGATCCAGAGGCATTACCCTTTGACCTTTTGCGCCAGCGTCTAGATGAAATTCCACATTTACAAACGTTAAGCATAACCGGTGGTGAACCGATGTTATCGAAAAAGTCGATGACGAATTATGTTCTCCCTCTATTAAAATACGCTCATGAGCGAGGGGTACGCACACAGATTAACTCGAATTTAACACTTGATCCAAAGCGATATATGATGATTGCTCCTTACTTAGATGTTTTACATATTTCACATAACTGGGGAACGGTGGACGAGTTTGTGGAAACAGGGTTTGCAGTAATGGAGAGAAAACCATCCTACGAGCAGCGCGCTACACTATTTAAGCGAATGATTGAAAATAGTCGTATGTTATCTGAAGCGGGTGTAATGGTATCTGCAGAAACCATGTTAAATAAAAAGACTTTACCTTACTTAGAGCATATACATCGTCAAGTTGTAGAAGAAATGAAATGTGCAAGACACGAAATTCATCCTATGTATCCCTCTGATTTTGCTAGCAGTTTGTCATCTTTGACTCTAGAAGAAACACGACAAGCTATTCATCATTTATTGGATATCCGAGATAAGAACACCTGGATGTTATTTGGCACATTGCCATTTTATCCATGTAGCGATAGCATTGAGGATCGTAAACTTCAACAAAGACTGAAAGAAGAATTGAATGTAACTGTTCGAAATGACCCAGATGGACGTTCACGATTAAATATTAATATTTTCTCTGGAGAAGTCATTGTGACTGATTTTGGTGACGCACCTGTACTTGGCAATCTCAAAAGTGATTCTTTACCTAACATATTCGATCTATGGCTAGACTCGACTCTTGCAAAAGAACTGAACTGCCATTGTCCCGCTGTAAAATGCCTTGGTCCAAACGTATTAGTGAAAAACATGTACTACAAAGACCATACATTTGTAAGTGGATCAGTTAAATGA
- a CDS encoding thiol-disulfide oxidoreductase DCC family protein, translating to MEYTNPILFYDGNCGFCQRSVQFVLQHEQSEVMYFTPLQSDLATQIKKKYPELQKNDSIILLKGKELLVESDAAIALASYLRAPYHLLKYTKFVPKVFRDSVYRIIAKNRHRLLRNNESCLVPTTHQRKRFLS from the coding sequence ATGGAGTATACAAATCCAATTCTTTTCTACGATGGAAACTGTGGTTTTTGTCAACGTTCGGTACAATTTGTATTGCAACATGAACAAAGTGAAGTAATGTACTTTACTCCACTTCAAAGTGATCTTGCTACTCAAATTAAAAAAAAGTACCCGGAACTTCAAAAAAATGATTCAATTATCTTACTTAAGGGAAAAGAACTATTAGTAGAGTCTGATGCAGCTATAGCACTTGCATCCTATTTACGTGCACCGTACCATCTTTTGAAATACACAAAATTTGTACCGAAAGTGTTTCGCGACAGTGTATATAGGATTATTGCGAAGAATCGACACCGCTTGCTACGCAATAACGAATCGTGTTTAGTGCCGACGACCCACCAAAGGAAAAGATTTTTGAGTTAA
- a CDS encoding DinB family protein produces the protein MFLEDNNAIRKVLFQTVEGLTDEQFNKIPSNGGWSVKQIFEHLVRMETVIATNIARELKNPDSPKSMKKPIALSTNRLIKVKAPGYTAPTKDYKVKKEMEKELHDTRLFLLDVYESSTKDVFLKKSFKHPIFGQVPLIQWFPFVGLHEKRHLKQLKKTIEML, from the coding sequence ATGTTTTTAGAAGACAATAATGCAATCCGAAAAGTGCTATTTCAGACAGTTGAAGGATTAACAGACGAACAGTTCAACAAAATCCCATCAAATGGAGGTTGGTCTGTAAAACAAATATTTGAACACCTCGTGCGAATGGAAACAGTGATTGCGACAAATATCGCAAGAGAACTAAAAAATCCAGATAGCCCAAAGTCGATGAAAAAACCGATTGCACTTTCTACGAATCGTTTAATAAAAGTGAAAGCCCCAGGTTATACTGCACCAACCAAAGATTATAAAGTAAAAAAAGAAATGGAGAAAGAACTCCATGATACACGTCTATTCTTATTAGATGTCTATGAATCAAGCACAAAAGATGTCTTTCTTAAAAAATCATTCAAACATCCCATTTTTGGTCAAGTGCCATTGATCCAATGGTTTCCCTTTGTCGGTCTACATGAAAAAAGACATCTAAAACAATTAAAAAAAACAATCGAAATGTTGTAA